One genomic window of Nicotiana sylvestris chromosome 10, ASM39365v2, whole genome shotgun sequence includes the following:
- the LOC138879116 gene encoding uncharacterized protein, producing MASELAVEKASSNQASKDKNLLDSSFVKQLSKASEEIRGPKSLLNEKEVYAGELVQTLTQTQEDLRVSSDKVKFLESSLDTLQTSYDAALAEREDLKSELDHWERDYEARKDKTAVEASWAILNTRHDTLMEVSQEGFNLDAELAKIKETIEKTQQSQIFSSPMADTPKNVEANPGVVDAQLLLIKSSLLLLMMPS from the coding sequence ATGGCATCAGAGCTAGCTGTTGAGAAAGCTTCTTCCAACCAGGCGAGCAAAGATAAGAACCTTCTCGATTCGTCTTTTGTCAAACAACTCTCCAAAgctagtgaagagatcagagGTCCTAAGTCTTTGTTGAATGAGAAAGAAGTTTATGCTGGTGAGCTTGTTCAAACACTCACCCAGACCCAAGAAGATCTCCGAGTGTCTTCCGACAAGGTCAAGTTCTTGGAGAGTTCACTTGACACTTTACAGACTTCTTACGATGCCGCTTTAGCTGAGAGGGAGGATCTCAAGAGTGAACTTGATCATTGGGAAAGAGACTACGAGGCTCGTAAGGACAAGACCGCTGTTGAAGCAAGTTGGGCCATTTTGAACACGCGCCATGATACTCTTATGGAGGTAAGCCAAGAAGGTTTTAACTTGGATGCTGAGTTAGCAAAGATTAAGGAAACAATTGAAAAAACTCAGCAAAGCCAAATTTTTTCTTCACCCATGGCTGACACTCCCAAAAATGTTGAAGCTAATCCTGGTGTGGTGGATGCCCAGCTCCTTCTGATCAAATCGAGCCTTCTACTGCTGATGATGCCATCTTGA